In Halobacillus amylolyticus, the following proteins share a genomic window:
- the mreD gene encoding rod shape-determining protein MreD has translation MRRYIIAGLLLILLVMQGMAMSLLPANLVYSDLLITPHWVLCLVIIIAIFYDRDDTYHAIWYGMIFGLLIDVAYTGVLGVYMATYATTAYILHGIKKMFHANFIAASLLAILSVAMADTMLYIIYSFVQVTTFTWGDMPHCGCFLQ, from the coding sequence ATGAGGCGGTATATAATAGCTGGTCTTCTGCTCATCTTACTCGTCATGCAAGGAATGGCTATGAGTTTGCTGCCAGCAAATCTTGTCTATTCAGATTTACTGATTACTCCACATTGGGTGTTGTGTTTAGTGATCATCATTGCAATCTTTTATGATAGGGACGATACTTACCATGCGATTTGGTATGGTATGATCTTTGGTTTGTTAATAGATGTCGCTTATACAGGTGTGCTTGGTGTATACATGGCAACGTATGCAACGACAGCCTACATTCTTCATGGCATAAAAAAAATGTTTCATGCTAATTTTATTGCCGCTTCACTATTAGCCATTCTTAGTGTGGCAATGGCTGATACGATGTTATATATCATTTATTCTTTTGTACAAGTAACCACATTCACCTGGGGGGATATGCCACATTGCGGTTGCTTCCTACAGTAG
- a CDS encoding prepilin peptidase produces MELILALLLMSLFHIITVSDLNYMIIPDKVLLFFLIPIMIYRIFIPLTPWWSSLLGAFVGMAGTGLIIIISRGGMGGGDMKLFGLIGLAVGTNLLLLSFFLATVLATIASIWLLLTRVMSKNNPIPFGPFIVAGTTIAFYFGTLIIDWYVIRFFY; encoded by the coding sequence ATGGAGTTAATTTTAGCACTGTTGTTAATGTCGTTATTCCATATTATCACTGTAAGTGATTTAAACTATATGATCATTCCTGATAAGGTGCTGTTATTTTTCTTAATTCCGATCATGATTTATCGAATATTTATTCCTTTAACACCGTGGTGGTCCTCCTTACTTGGAGCGTTCGTTGGGATGGCTGGAACAGGCTTAATTATTATTATCAGTCGTGGAGGGATGGGTGGAGGTGATATGAAGCTGTTTGGATTAATTGGTTTGGCTGTGGGAACGAATCTTTTACTACTCTCTTTCTTTCTAGCAACTGTATTGGCTACTATAGCAAGTATATGGCTGCTTTTAACCCGTGTTATGTCAAAAAATAACCCAATTCCATTCGGTCCTTTCATCGTCGCAGGAACGACAATAGCCTTTTATTTCGGTACATTGATCATTGATTGGTATGTGATTCGTTTCTTTTATTAA
- a CDS encoding bifunctional folylpolyglutamate synthase/dihydrofolate synthase, producing MNYHEALQWIHSREKFKIKPGLKRMEWLMEKLGHPEQKLTSIHIAGTNGKGSTLTFLRNLLQEQGYTVGTFTSPYITRFNERISINGLPIDDEDLANLVMNVRPLADELGDTEWGEPTEFEVITAIAILYFSRHPLNFVLFETGLGGRLDSTNIIQPILSIITNVGLDHMAILGHSYEQIAYEKAGIIKENVPVITGAEREDVIEVIQKKATMQDAPLNIIGESFHYHHETSSDHGEVFSFSTASYQSPFYLTKMMGVHQVKNASLALFAMEVLKDFRYKITRELYGSGIEAAHWPARFEKVSEQPLVILDGAHNQEGTQALIDTMKRHYLDKKITILYAALRDKPVKGMVGQLEEIADEIWFTQFDFPKAMYAEEIARLSTSHKSHVCINYNQAVEEIYRSMNDTDVLLITGSLYFISEIRKNFE from the coding sequence ATGAATTACCATGAGGCACTACAATGGATCCATTCACGTGAGAAATTCAAAATTAAACCTGGGTTAAAACGGATGGAATGGCTGATGGAAAAACTAGGTCACCCAGAACAGAAACTTACCTCTATTCACATAGCTGGAACAAATGGAAAAGGCTCAACATTGACTTTCTTAAGAAATCTTTTGCAGGAGCAAGGCTACACAGTGGGTACATTTACATCCCCTTATATTACTCGATTTAATGAACGAATAAGTATCAATGGCTTACCCATTGATGACGAAGATCTTGCCAATCTCGTCATGAATGTTCGGCCGCTTGCTGACGAGCTAGGCGATACAGAGTGGGGAGAACCGACGGAATTTGAAGTGATAACAGCGATAGCAATCTTGTACTTTTCCCGTCATCCCCTTAATTTTGTTTTGTTTGAGACAGGACTTGGCGGACGTTTAGATTCAACGAATATCATTCAGCCTATCCTATCAATTATTACAAATGTAGGCTTAGACCATATGGCGATTTTAGGTCACAGTTATGAGCAGATCGCCTATGAAAAAGCAGGGATTATTAAGGAGAATGTCCCTGTGATAACTGGCGCGGAACGTGAAGATGTTATTGAAGTCATACAAAAAAAGGCGACCATGCAGGATGCGCCACTAAATATTATCGGGGAAAGTTTTCACTATCATCATGAAACCAGCTCAGATCATGGCGAAGTTTTTTCCTTTTCCACTGCTAGCTATCAATCTCCTTTTTATCTAACTAAGATGATGGGCGTTCATCAAGTGAAAAATGCCTCTCTAGCCTTGTTTGCTATGGAAGTTCTTAAAGACTTCAGGTATAAAATCACCCGGGAGTTGTATGGAAGCGGAATTGAGGCAGCCCATTGGCCAGCACGTTTTGAAAAAGTGTCAGAACAGCCTCTCGTTATTCTTGACGGAGCACATAATCAAGAAGGTACCCAAGCACTCATTGATACTATGAAGCGGCATTATTTAGATAAGAAAATAACTATTCTTTATGCTGCTTTACGTGATAAACCAGTTAAGGGGATGGTTGGGCAGCTTGAGGAAATTGCGGATGAGATTTGGTTTACTCAGTTCGATTTTCCTAAGGCAATGTATGCAGAAGAAATTGCCCGCCTATCAACTAGTCATAAAAGTCATGTATGTATAAATTACAACCAGGCTGTTGAGGAAATTTATCGCTCTATGAATGATACGGACGTCCTGCTTATAACGGGTTCCTTATATTTCATTTCCGAAATTAGGAAGAATTTTGAATAA
- the hemL gene encoding glutamate-1-semialdehyde 2,1-aminomutase, with product MKKFERSKDAYNEAVDLMPGGVNSPVRAFKSVDMTPVFMEQGKGSKIYDIDGHEYVDYVLSWGPLILGHADDRVVESLKKATELGTSFGAPTLIENKLAQLVIDRVPSIEMLRMVNSGTEATMSALRIARGYTGRNKILKFEGNYHGHGDSLLIKAGSGVATLGLPDSPGVPESIAKNTITVPYNDIESVRYVFEQYGDDLAAVIIEPVSGNMGVVPPKPEFLTELRTITEDNGTVLIFDEVMTGFRVGYNSAQGHFGVTPDMTCLGKVIGGGLPVGAYGGKREIMERVAPVGDIYQAGTLSGNPLAMTAGYETLTAMNQEAYQEINKKVDRLIEGFTAAAEKYQVPFTVNRAGSMVGFFFTDQPVTDFATANQSNLDLFAKYYRGMIEEGVFLPPSQFEGVFLSVAHTDEDIEFTIHAAEKVFAAL from the coding sequence ATGAAAAAATTTGAACGATCTAAGGATGCCTATAATGAGGCAGTTGATTTAATGCCAGGCGGTGTTAACTCACCAGTCCGCGCTTTTAAATCTGTGGATATGACCCCTGTTTTCATGGAACAGGGAAAGGGTTCGAAAATCTATGATATTGATGGTCATGAGTACGTTGATTATGTGTTAAGCTGGGGACCCTTAATTCTCGGCCATGCTGATGACCGTGTTGTAGAATCACTTAAAAAAGCAACGGAACTTGGAACAAGCTTCGGTGCACCCACATTAATTGAAAATAAGTTAGCTCAGCTTGTCATTGATCGTGTGCCGTCCATTGAGATGTTACGTATGGTAAACTCTGGTACGGAAGCTACAATGAGTGCATTAAGGATTGCACGCGGGTATACGGGACGTAATAAAATCCTTAAGTTTGAAGGAAATTACCATGGTCATGGAGACTCTTTATTGATTAAAGCAGGCTCTGGCGTTGCTACACTAGGATTGCCGGATTCTCCAGGTGTACCTGAATCAATTGCAAAAAATACGATTACTGTCCCCTACAATGATATTGAGAGCGTTCGATATGTATTCGAGCAATATGGGGATGACCTGGCTGCTGTCATCATCGAGCCAGTTTCCGGTAACATGGGTGTGGTTCCACCGAAACCAGAGTTTTTGACTGAGTTGCGTACAATAACAGAAGATAATGGAACGGTTCTTATCTTTGATGAGGTCATGACCGGTTTTCGGGTAGGCTACAATAGTGCACAAGGACACTTCGGTGTAACTCCGGATATGACCTGCCTTGGTAAGGTGATCGGAGGAGGACTACCTGTAGGTGCTTATGGAGGAAAACGTGAGATCATGGAGCGTGTAGCCCCTGTTGGTGATATTTATCAAGCAGGAACCTTATCTGGAAATCCATTAGCAATGACTGCAGGATATGAAACACTAACTGCTATGAATCAAGAGGCTTATCAGGAAATTAACAAAAAGGTAGACCGTTTAATTGAAGGATTTACGGCAGCGGCCGAAAAATACCAGGTTCCTTTCACTGTGAACCGTGCTGGATCAATGGTGGGTTTCTTCTTTACAGATCAGCCGGTTACTGACTTTGCTACAGCTAATCAATCTAACCTCGACTTATTTGCGAAGTACTATAGGGGAATGATTGAAGAAGGAGTCTTTTTACCGCCTTCACAATTTGAAGGAGTATTTTTGTCCGTTGCCCACACGGATGAAGATATTGAATTTACAATTCATGCGGCAGAAAAAGTTTTTGCTGCATTATAA
- the minC gene encoding septum site-determining protein MinC — protein MSNSQLVTIKGTRDGLTLHLNDQCSFKSIVNELEQKLAMNGLDRDEPMIRVTIQLGKRYLSAQQQESLREIVRERQNLVVESIDSEVMTKDEALAWKEDTEITPVVRTIRSGQIVEIRGDMLLIGDVNPGGEVMATGNIFIMGSLRGVAHAGVHGDNKAVIAASYMMPNQLRIADQLSRAPDYESEGMYMGCGFIDAAEGDIRIGSLQEVTRRRPDLASFERRMLNG, from the coding sequence GTGTCTAACAGTCAGTTAGTAACAATTAAAGGAACAAGAGATGGATTAACGCTTCACTTAAACGATCAATGTTCATTTAAGTCCATAGTCAATGAGTTGGAACAAAAGCTTGCTATGAATGGGCTGGATCGTGATGAACCTATGATTCGAGTAACCATCCAGCTAGGAAAACGTTACTTAAGTGCTCAACAGCAAGAATCCTTAAGAGAAATCGTACGTGAAAGACAGAATCTTGTTGTAGAGTCGATTGATTCTGAAGTCATGACGAAGGATGAAGCGTTAGCTTGGAAAGAAGATACTGAGATTACCCCTGTTGTTAGAACAATACGATCCGGACAAATCGTAGAAATCAGAGGGGATATGTTATTAATTGGAGATGTCAATCCTGGGGGAGAAGTGATGGCTACGGGGAACATCTTCATTATGGGCAGTTTGCGAGGGGTGGCTCATGCTGGCGTCCATGGGGATAATAAAGCTGTCATAGCCGCCTCCTATATGATGCCTAACCAGCTCCGTATTGCTGACCAACTCTCTCGAGCACCGGATTACGAGTCAGAAGGCATGTATATGGGGTGTGGATTTATTGATGCTGCAGAAGGGGACATACGGATTGGTTCTCTGCAGGAAGTAACGAGAAGAAGACCTGATTTGGCGAGTTTTGAAAGGAGAATGCTTAATGGGTGA
- the radC gene encoding RadC family protein, with product MSETSIMIKDVPKQDRPRERLIELGAAHLSNQELLAILLGSGTRQESVTSLAQRILIHFEGIMLLKDATIEELTAIRGIGSAKAVLILSAIELGRRIQQMKPVERYMIRSPEDGADFVMEEMRELKQEHFIVLFLNTKNQVLHRQTIFIGSLNASIVHPREVFKEAVKRSAASIICAHNHPSGDPTPSQEDIHVTRRLQECGKMIGIELLDHLVIGDRKFISLKEKGYL from the coding sequence ATGTCTGAAACGAGTATCATGATCAAAGATGTACCGAAGCAGGATCGTCCGAGAGAGAGGCTAATAGAGCTTGGAGCTGCCCATTTATCAAACCAAGAACTATTAGCTATTCTGCTTGGCAGTGGTACGAGACAGGAATCTGTAACTTCTCTTGCCCAGAGAATATTGATTCATTTTGAAGGCATTATGCTCTTAAAGGATGCGACAATTGAAGAATTAACTGCTATTCGAGGAATTGGATCAGCAAAAGCTGTTCTTATTCTTTCAGCGATTGAGCTTGGTCGGAGAATCCAGCAAATGAAACCTGTTGAACGATATATGATTCGAAGTCCAGAGGACGGGGCTGATTTTGTTATGGAGGAAATGCGGGAACTTAAGCAAGAGCATTTTATCGTTCTTTTTCTTAACACCAAGAACCAGGTGCTGCATAGGCAAACGATTTTTATAGGAAGCTTGAATGCCTCAATCGTACATCCTCGCGAAGTCTTCAAAGAAGCAGTCAAACGATCGGCTGCTTCTATTATTTGTGCTCATAACCATCCTTCCGGGGACCCTACACCATCTCAAGAAGATATTCATGTTACTAGGAGATTGCAAGAATGTGGCAAGATGATTGGGATCGAATTACTAGACCATTTAGTGATTGGTGATCGGAAGTTTATCTCATTAAAAGAAAAAGGGTACTTGTAA
- a CDS encoding valine--tRNA ligase: MEQQDVTMPTKYDPAAIEKDRYQYWVEGKFFEATGDVNKEPYTVVIPPPNVTGKLHLGHAWDTTLQDILTRVKRMQGYDVLWLPGMDHAGIATQAKVEAKLKEQGTTRYDLGREKFLENSWEWKKEYAQFIRAQWEKLGLGLDYSRERFTLDEGLSEAVKEVFVKLYEKDLIYRGEYIINWDPATKTALSDIEVEYKDVQGAFYHMRYPLKDEEGTIEIATTRPETMLGDTAIAVHPEDERYKHLIGKKAVLPLIGRALDIVADDYVDMEFGSGAVKITPAHDPNDFEIGNRHNLERVLVMNEDGTMNDKAGKYQGMDRFDCRKQIVKDLQEDGVLFEIEDHLHSVGHSERSGAVVEPYLSTQWFVNMEPLAKEAIELQSSDDKVSFVPDRFEKTYLRWMENIRDWCISRQLWWGHRIPAWYHKETGEIYVGKQAPEDSDNWEQDEDVLDTWFSSALWPFSTMGWPDEDSEDFKRFFPTNVLVTGYDIIFFWVSRMIFQSIEFTERRPFEDVLIHGLVRDAEGRKMSKSLGNGVDPMDVIEKYGADSLRYFLSTGSAPGQDLRFQWEKVESTWNFANKIWNASRFALMNMGDLPHDEIDLTGEKSVADEWILARLNETIEQVTRNIDRYEFGEAGRHLYNFIWDEFCDWYIEMAKLPLYGEDEGRIHTTRSILAYTLDQIMRMLHPFMPFITEEIWQHLPHEGESITQAAWPQVREEFHNETAVQEMERLVSIIRSVRNIRAEVDTPMSKEIQLMIQAKDETVVAELEKNRSYLERFCNPSELIIGTDLKAPEKAMSAVITGAELYLPLAGLININDEIKRLEKEWQKWDKEVARVQKKLSNKGFVSKAPEQVVEEERTKEQDYLDKRAKVEARMKELKA, encoded by the coding sequence ATGGAGCAACAAGATGTAACTATGCCAACTAAGTACGACCCGGCTGCGATTGAAAAAGATCGTTATCAATATTGGGTAGAAGGCAAATTTTTTGAAGCAACAGGTGATGTCAACAAGGAACCTTATACGGTTGTAATTCCACCGCCCAACGTTACAGGCAAACTTCACTTAGGACACGCTTGGGATACGACACTGCAAGATATTTTGACTCGTGTAAAGCGCATGCAAGGATATGATGTATTATGGCTTCCTGGCATGGATCATGCTGGTATTGCCACACAGGCAAAGGTTGAAGCGAAACTCAAGGAACAGGGAACAACACGCTATGACCTTGGTCGCGAGAAATTCTTAGAAAACTCATGGGAATGGAAAAAAGAATATGCACAATTTATTCGTGCCCAATGGGAAAAGCTAGGTCTTGGATTGGATTATTCTCGTGAACGCTTTACGCTTGATGAAGGTCTATCTGAAGCAGTTAAGGAAGTGTTTGTGAAGCTTTATGAAAAAGATCTGATTTATCGCGGGGAATACATTATTAACTGGGATCCGGCAACGAAAACCGCTCTGTCTGATATTGAAGTGGAATATAAAGATGTTCAAGGCGCCTTTTATCACATGCGCTATCCACTTAAAGATGAGGAAGGCACGATAGAAATTGCTACGACAAGGCCAGAGACGATGCTTGGAGATACAGCAATTGCCGTACACCCTGAAGATGAGCGTTACAAGCATTTAATCGGCAAAAAGGCTGTATTGCCGCTTATTGGCCGCGCGTTGGATATTGTAGCAGATGATTATGTGGATATGGAATTTGGCTCAGGAGCCGTGAAGATTACGCCAGCCCATGATCCGAACGACTTTGAGATCGGGAATCGACATAACCTAGAGCGTGTCCTTGTGATGAACGAAGATGGAACGATGAATGATAAGGCAGGGAAATATCAAGGCATGGATCGTTTCGACTGCCGTAAGCAAATTGTAAAAGATCTTCAAGAAGATGGAGTTCTTTTTGAAATTGAAGACCATTTGCATTCTGTTGGTCATTCAGAGCGTAGCGGTGCTGTAGTTGAGCCTTATTTGTCTACACAATGGTTTGTTAACATGGAGCCGCTTGCGAAAGAGGCAATAGAACTTCAAAGCAGTGACGACAAAGTCAGTTTTGTTCCGGACCGTTTTGAAAAAACATATTTACGCTGGATGGAGAATATTCGGGACTGGTGTATTTCACGTCAATTATGGTGGGGGCACAGAATACCTGCCTGGTATCATAAAGAAACAGGTGAAATTTATGTAGGAAAACAAGCACCAGAGGATAGTGACAATTGGGAGCAAGATGAAGACGTACTTGATACATGGTTTTCTTCTGCTTTGTGGCCGTTCTCTACGATGGGATGGCCGGATGAGGACAGTGAGGACTTCAAGCGCTTTTTCCCAACAAACGTGCTCGTAACCGGGTACGATATTATTTTCTTCTGGGTAAGTCGAATGATCTTCCAATCAATTGAATTTACCGAGCGTCGCCCATTTGAAGATGTGCTTATTCACGGACTTGTTCGTGACGCAGAGGGCCGCAAGATGAGTAAGTCGCTTGGTAATGGAGTTGACCCGATGGATGTCATTGAAAAGTATGGGGCGGATTCCTTACGTTATTTCCTTTCAACGGGGTCAGCGCCAGGGCAAGATCTTCGTTTCCAATGGGAAAAGGTTGAATCGACATGGAATTTCGCTAACAAAATTTGGAACGCTTCACGGTTTGCTTTAATGAATATGGGTGACTTACCCCATGATGAGATTGATTTAACGGGTGAAAAGTCGGTTGCTGATGAGTGGATTTTAGCGAGGTTGAATGAGACGATCGAACAAGTCACGCGAAATATTGATAGGTATGAGTTTGGTGAAGCAGGTCGTCACCTATACAATTTCATTTGGGATGAGTTTTGTGACTGGTATATTGAAATGGCAAAACTGCCGCTCTATGGGGAAGATGAAGGACGCATTCATACCACACGTTCGATTCTGGCTTATACTTTAGACCAAATTATGCGTATGCTGCATCCATTTATGCCATTTATCACAGAAGAGATTTGGCAGCACCTTCCACATGAGGGAGAATCAATCACTCAAGCTGCCTGGCCACAGGTGAGAGAGGAATTTCATAACGAAACGGCTGTTCAAGAGATGGAGCGGTTAGTCTCAATTATCCGTTCAGTTCGGAACATTCGTGCAGAAGTCGACACCCCAATGTCTAAAGAAATTCAACTGATGATTCAGGCTAAAGACGAAACGGTTGTTGCTGAGCTTGAGAAAAACCGCAGCTACTTAGAGCGCTTCTGTAATCCGAGTGAACTCATAATTGGTACAGACCTTAAAGCTCCAGAAAAAGCGATGTCAGCCGTAATTACAGGTGCAGAACTTTATCTTCCACTTGCTGGGTTAATTAATATTAATGATGAAATTAAACGGTTAGAAAAAGAGTGGCAGAAATGGGATAAGGAAGTGGCCCGGGTACAGAAGAAACTTTCAAATAAAGGTTTTGTTAGTAAGGCACCTGAACAGGTTGTCGAAGAAGAACGGACAAAAGAGCAGGATTACTTGGATAAACGGGCTAAAGTAGAAGCTCGAATGAAAGAATTAAAAGCATAA
- the spoVID gene encoding stage VI sporulation protein D codes for MDNNQEQVFSFHLNESLWFQEGQGVRELLGISLEPEVTIENLGEEVRLKGTVVLAGEYMPGQEEDKYAESPAIQSVRVVDSVERGEEGIYQFNHTFPVEVTIPADRVIDMDDVHINIESFDYELPAEHQLRLQAQLNINGLRQEEAAEEPDYEEYDESLTIGPIDFNKNDESQQVDPGNEAPVFDLQEHRKQQEAEQAEELETSEDRWPYKKSQSLSDYFNEKKGKQTPDVSSESTSEWEGTTNIVGSNTSPSPSPLNKAEEVHEDVDNESSSAGVGGIKQIFKHLFPNREDTYTQMKMYIAQDDETIEAIAERYEIPVKQLEKINNLEADVSPGQIVYIPR; via the coding sequence TTGGATAATAATCAAGAGCAAGTTTTTTCATTTCATTTAAATGAGTCCTTATGGTTTCAAGAAGGACAGGGGGTTCGCGAATTACTAGGTATATCGTTGGAACCAGAAGTAACGATAGAAAATTTGGGGGAGGAAGTCCGTCTTAAAGGCACTGTGGTTCTTGCTGGTGAATATATGCCAGGTCAAGAGGAGGATAAGTATGCTGAATCACCGGCCATTCAATCTGTCCGCGTTGTTGATTCTGTAGAAAGAGGAGAAGAAGGGATATATCAATTTAACCACACTTTTCCAGTAGAAGTAACCATTCCGGCTGACCGTGTGATTGATATGGATGATGTGCACATAAACATTGAAAGCTTTGACTATGAGCTTCCAGCTGAACATCAACTAAGACTCCAGGCTCAACTTAATATTAATGGGTTGAGGCAGGAGGAGGCTGCGGAAGAACCTGACTATGAAGAATACGATGAATCGTTGACTATTGGACCGATTGACTTTAACAAAAATGATGAATCACAACAGGTAGATCCAGGGAATGAAGCCCCTGTATTTGATCTTCAGGAACATCGAAAGCAACAGGAAGCTGAACAAGCAGAGGAGCTTGAAACTAGTGAAGACAGATGGCCATATAAAAAGTCACAAAGCTTATCGGACTATTTTAACGAGAAGAAAGGGAAGCAAACACCTGATGTATCCTCTGAAAGCACGAGTGAGTGGGAAGGAACAACGAATATAGTTGGGAGTAACACATCACCATCACCATCGCCACTTAATAAGGCAGAGGAAGTGCATGAGGATGTTGACAACGAATCTTCCTCTGCAGGTGTGGGTGGAATTAAACAAATATTTAAACACCTCTTCCCAAATCGGGAAGACACGTACACACAGATGAAAATGTATATTGCTCAAGATGATGAAACCATTGAAGCAATTGCAGAAAGATATGAAATCCCAGTTAAACAATTGGAGAAAATCAATAACTTAGAAGCAGATGTTAGCCCTGGCCAAATTGTATATATTCCGCGTTAA
- a CDS encoding Maf family protein, producing MWILPTLVLGSASPRRKELMERAGFTFEIRPSLYDEVITGEMNAEYVVQHLAKQKNQAIPSSTNEVVVTADTVVCQGEKIFGKPKSYEDAYSMLEQLSGKRHAVYTGVSIRNHNQWVSFVVCTNVYFLSLSQAQLEWYLRKEESWDKAGGYGIQGAGALLVEKIEGDYNNVVGLPISRLTRELDTFMITPD from the coding sequence GTGTGGATCTTGCCAACACTAGTATTAGGTTCCGCTTCGCCTCGCAGAAAAGAGCTTATGGAGCGAGCGGGTTTTACATTTGAAATACGTCCTAGTCTTTATGATGAAGTGATTACGGGAGAAATGAATGCGGAATATGTTGTACAACACCTTGCCAAACAAAAAAATCAAGCAATTCCAAGTTCGACAAACGAGGTTGTCGTGACTGCTGATACGGTTGTGTGTCAGGGAGAGAAGATATTCGGCAAGCCTAAAAGCTATGAAGACGCATATTCCATGCTAGAACAGCTTAGTGGCAAACGACATGCCGTATATACTGGGGTCTCTATTAGAAACCACAATCAGTGGGTTTCCTTTGTTGTATGTACAAACGTATATTTTCTTTCGTTATCACAAGCACAGCTGGAATGGTATTTACGGAAAGAGGAATCATGGGATAAGGCAGGGGGGTACGGAATTCAAGGTGCTGGGGCCCTTTTAGTTGAAAAAATAGAAGGGGACTACAATAATGTTGTAGGTCTGCCGATTTCAAGATTGACCCGCGAACTTGATACTTTCATGATCACACCTGACTGA
- the mreC gene encoding rod shape-determining protein MreC, whose amino-acid sequence MPSFFRRKRLMTVLIGFVILVVLIGFSMRDRSELTIPEKFIQDTVGWAQTIFHSPVQLVTNTANNIQDMFNVYEQNEVLKARLAEYKGLIQENQQLKKDNEELRATIDKTNSLSDYTPIHATVIARSSERWFKQMTINRGEEHGIEKDMAVITSEGMVGKIKSVSAFHSTVQLLSGFDRSNKISSWVLREDKENAFGLIEGYDMESGKLLLGGIKQDVELNKGDVVISSGLGGVFTKNLRIGKIDEVVNDQFGLTKTAYVEPFADLFDINHVMVVDRKMDTITDEEQNGEEEQ is encoded by the coding sequence ATGCCTTCATTTTTTCGCAGAAAAAGACTAATGACCGTATTAATCGGTTTTGTAATTTTAGTAGTGCTTATTGGTTTTTCTATGAGAGATCGCAGTGAATTAACTATTCCAGAAAAATTCATTCAGGATACGGTGGGCTGGGCTCAAACTATCTTTCACTCCCCCGTCCAACTAGTTACGAATACAGCAAATAACATTCAGGATATGTTTAATGTTTATGAACAAAATGAGGTGTTAAAAGCCCGTTTAGCTGAGTATAAGGGACTCATCCAAGAAAATCAGCAATTGAAAAAAGATAATGAAGAATTAAGAGCAACGATTGATAAGACCAATTCTTTGAGTGATTATACTCCGATTCATGCCACTGTTATTGCCCGCAGCTCTGAGCGTTGGTTTAAACAAATGACGATTAATAGAGGGGAAGAACATGGGATAGAGAAAGATATGGCTGTCATTACAAGTGAGGGTATGGTTGGGAAAATAAAATCTGTCAGTGCCTTTCACTCAACTGTTCAATTATTGAGTGGTTTTGACCGGTCCAACAAGATTTCCTCATGGGTGTTACGTGAAGACAAAGAAAATGCCTTTGGGCTAATTGAAGGGTATGACATGGAGAGCGGCAAGTTATTGCTCGGAGGGATTAAGCAGGATGTGGAACTCAACAAAGGAGACGTTGTTATATCTTCAGGCTTAGGCGGTGTCTTTACTAAAAACCTACGAATCGGTAAGATCGATGAGGTTGTCAATGATCAATTTGGTTTAACGAAAACAGCTTATGTGGAACCATTCGCAGATTTATTTGACATTAATCATGTCATGGTGGTTGACCGAAAAATGGATACTATTACTGATGAGGAGCAGAATGGGGAAGAGGAGCAATGA